The DNA region GTCACGAGACTTACGCGGCCGACTTCGAGGCATTCCGCGAATCACCGGCCTTTGGACCCGAGTGGCTCCGCACCGCGCGGTCCTCGGCCTTTGCCCGGTTCATCGCGCGAGGCTTCCCGACCACGCGCGACGAAGAGTGGAAGTTCACGAACGTGGCCGCGATTGCCGCCACCAGTTTCCGGCGCGTCACCGGCGGCCCCAGGGTGACGACGGCCGATCTCGAGCCGTTCCTCTTCAAGACACGGTTCGCCATGCAGGCCGTGGTGGTGAATGGCCGGCTGTCTTCTGAACTCTCGTCGCTCGAGAACCTGCCGGCGGGCGTCACTGTGTCCGGCATGGCTGAAGCGATGACCGACCAGCCGCCCCTGGAAGGCCCGAGCCTCAAGAGCGACCATCCGTTTGTCTTGCTGAACACGGCCTTCTGCGAAGGCGGTGTCTTCATCCACATCGCCCCGAAGGCCGTGGTGACCGAGCCCATCCATGTGCTCTTCGTCTCGGCACCAGGCGCCGATCCTGGCCTCGTGGCTCCGCGCCTCTTCGTTGTCGCCGGTGAGCAATCGCAGTCATCCATCGTGGAGAACTACGCGGGAGTTGGCGCCGCGCCGGTGCTGACCACCGCCGTGACCGAGGTCCTGCTGGGCCCCGGAGCCATGGTGGACCACGTCAAGGTGCAGCGCGAAACGGCCGAGGCCTTCCACATGGCCAGCACGTTCGTGCACTTGCACCGCGCCAGTACGTTTACGTCGCAGGCCATCACGTTCGGCGGGCGCATCGCGCGCAACGACATCACGGCCACACTTGCGGGAGACGGCGCCGAGTGCACGCTCAACGGCCTCTACGTGGCCGACGGCGAGACACTCGTGGACACGCACACCACCATCGACCACGCGATGCCGCACTGCCCGAGTCACGAAGTCTACAAAGGCATCCTGACCGGACGCGCCAAAGCGGTGTTCAACGGCAAGATCATCGTGCGGCCCGACGCCCAGAAGACCGACGCGAAACAGACCAACAAAGCCCTGCTGCTCTCAGACGAGGCCTCGATCAACACCAAGCCTCAGCTCGAAATTTTTGCCGACGATGTGAAGTGTACGCATGGAGCCGCCATCGGCCAACTCGACGCCGACCAGCTGTTCTACCTGCGCGCTCGTGGCATCGGCGTGCAGGATGCGCGCAACATGCTCATTCACGCGTTTGCCAGTGATGTCCTCAACGGGATCAAACACGACGCCGTGCGAGACCGTCTCGAAGAGGTCCTGGTCGAGAAACTGCACCTGCCGGCATGACCCCTCACGCCGCTCACGCCGCGTCACCGACGCCAGCACCCCTGGATGTGGTGGCGGTGCGCGAGCAGTTCCCCGCGTTGCATCAGCTGGTGCACGGCAAGCCACTCGCGTATCTCGACAATGCCGCGACAACCCAGAAGCCGCAGGTGGTGCTGGACGCTTTGCGCCATTACTACGAGCGCGACAACGCCAACGTCCACCGGGGCGTGCACACCCTCAGCGAACGGGCGACCGCGTCCTACGAGGCGGCCCGCCGCAGCGTGCAGCGGTTCCTGAACGCCCGGAGTGAACGCGAGATCATTTTCACGCGCAACGCCACCGAGAGCATCAATCTGGTGGCCCGGGCGTGGGGCGACTGGCAACTGAAGCCGGGCGACGAGGTGCTCATCACCGCGATGGAGCACCATTCAAATATTGTCCCGTGGCAGATGGCCTGCGCGCGGACAGGCGCCATCCTCAAGGTGGCGCCGATCGACGATCGCGGCGACGTGATCCTCGAGGAATTCGCGAAACTCCTGACGCCCAGAACGAAGATGCTGGCGGTGGTGCATCTCTCCAATGCACTCGGCACGATCAATCCGGTTGAGGACATGATCGCGGCGGCCAGGCGGGTGGGCGCCACGGTGCTCATCGACGGGTCACAGGCGGCGTACCACATGGCCGTGGACGTGCAGGCGCTGGACCCCGACTTCTACGTGTTCACCGGCCACAAGGTGTATGGCCCCACCGGCATCGGTGTGTTGTATGGCCGGGAGTCGCTCCTTCAAGCCTGCCCGCCGTTCCTTGGCGGCGGCGACATGATCAGTTCGGTCACCTTCGAGAAGAGCGAGTGGAACGAGCTGCCGTACAAGTTCGAAGCCGGCACACCGAACATTGCGGATGCCATCGGACTGGGCGCAGCCATCGAGTTTGTCCGCGGCATCGGCTTTGACGCCATCGGCGCGCACGAATCCGCGCTGCTCGCGTACGCCACCGCTCGGCTCTCCGCCGTGCCGGGCCTGACGATCATCGGCACCGCACGGCGTAAAGCCAGTGTCGTGTCGTTTGTGATGGACGATCTGCACCCTCACGATATCGGGACGATCGTGGACCGCGAGGGTGTGGCGATTCGGACCGGGCATCACTGCGCGCAGCCCGTAATGGACCGCTTCGGGATTCCGGCGACGGCTCGCGCGTCGCTGGCGATGTACAACACGACGGACGAAATCGACGCGCTCGTGGTGGCGCTCGATCGCGTCCGTCAACTGCTAGGGTAAGGCATGGGCATGTTTTCATTTCTCACGGGCAAGAAGGACCAGGCGGAAGACGCGGCCGTGTCGCAGACGCCATTCACGGCCCCCGACGCCTGGACGTCCGAGGCATTAACCAGCCCGAAGCCCGAGACGACGCACGACGCGTTGCAGGTGGGGCCTCTCGACACCGAGCAGACGGCGGAGTTCCAGGGCAAGATTGTGGAAGCGATCAAGACCGTCTACGACCCGGAGATCCCGGTCGATATCTATGAGCTGGGCCTCATCTACGACATCATCGTGGACGCCGAGAAGCGCGCGCTCATCAACATGACGCTGACCAGCCCGGCATGCCCGTCGGCGCAGCAGCTGCCGCTCGAGGTGGGATTCAAGGTGAAAGCCATTCCCGGCATCACCGACGCGAAAGTCGAGATTGTCTGGGAGCCCGCCTGGACGAAAGAGCGCATGTCGGAAGCCGCGAAGCTCACGCTGGGATTCTTCTGATGCAAGACCTCAACGACCTCTATCAGGAGGTCATCCTCGACCACAATCGCCGGCCGCGCAACTACGGGCCGCTGCCCGACGCCACCCAGTCGGCAAAGGGGCACCAACCCCTGGGTGGCGACAAGCTGACGCTGTCACTCAAGGTCGAGGGCGATCGCATTACGGGAATCGCGTTCGAGGGCTCCGGGTGCGCCATTTCGAAGTCGTCTGCCTCGCTCATGACCGACGCGGTCAAAGGCCACACGATTGATGAGGCGACTGAACTGTTCGACAAGTTCCACCAGATGGTGACCACACCCATCGACCAACCGGTAGACGAGGAAGCCGTCGGCAAACTTGCTGTGCTTGCCGGTGTCCGCGAGTTTCCCGCGCGCGTCAAATGCGCGTCGCTCGCCTGGCATACGCTCAAGGCCGCGCTCACGAACGCACCCGTACCCGCCAAAACGGAGTAGGCCTGTGCTGAGGGGTGCCGTCCTGCTCGGCCTCTTCCTGTCACAAGCGATCGGAGTGGCTCAGTCCGCTGAACCGACAGCTGCCGGGCTCTTCAATCTCTACCGGCAGGGTCAGTTCGAGGCGTTCACGGCACAACTGGCACGCGTCCGGGACTTTGGCATTCTTCGAAAACAGATCGCCCGCGAGGGCGTGGCCTGGCCGCCCGAGGCGAAGGCGGCCTTTCTTCTCGAAACCGCCGACGCTGCGCTTCAGCACAAGGCACTGACGGCCCGGACCGGGCCCGAAGTTGAACTGTTTGAAGACGCCTGCAAGGCTGTCAGACAGCTTCCGCCTCAGGGACAGTTTGAAGCAGCGTGGCAGGGCATGGCGCTTTCGGTGCTCTCCGCGCGTTACGCGTCAGTCATCTCCGTCGGCGATCATCTGAAGCATATTCGCGGGCGATTCGATGAAGGTCGCATGGCCCTGATCCGGGCGATGCCCGGCGAACGCACCTCCTGGCGTGAGGCCACGCAAGTGCAACCGACAATGACCGGTCCCGCAGACAACGACATGTGGTTCACCCAACGCAGCAGGATGGGCCGCGCGAGCATGCGCGACGCGGTGAAGCTGTTTGAGGCCGCGCGCCAACACGAGTCCGTCCGTGCCGAGGCGACGCTGCGCCAGGCTGCGCTTCTCTCGACCTGGGACCAGCATGGCGAAGCGTTGTCGCTTCTCGCCACCGTCGAGACCATGTCGGACGACCCCTGGCTGCGCTACATGACCGCGTTGGTCTCGGGTCGGAGCCTCGAAGCCGCAGGTCGCATCGGCGATGCTCAGCTCGCGTACCGAACCGCAGTGAGCCTGCAGGCCAATGGCAAGGCTGCAAAATTGGCCCTTGCGTCCATGGTGTTTGCCACTGGCGGACGCGAGGAGGCCGACCGTCTCGTTGCCGAGGCGTTGTCCGAACGCGCGGGCCCGCCAGATCCGTGGAAAGAGTTTCTCCTTGGTGACTTCCGATTTCTGGAAGTGCGCCGGACGGCGATGCGGGGGCAGCTGCGATGAGGCGCGCGTGTGCGTTCGTGGCGGCGGTCACCGCGCTCTCAGGGATGGCCCTGCACGGGCAGGTCGTATTTCGCTCCAACGCCGACGAAGTGCTCGTGGATGTGTCCGTGATGCGAGGCAGGTCGCCGGTCACTGGCCTGTCGGCGGCCGACTTCGTGGTCACGGACAATGGAGTTCGCCAGGCCATCCGGGACGTCAGGACGAATTCGGGGGACATAGACGTGACGCTGGTGATCCAGCGCGAGGCGGTCCTCTCTACGCTCCTCACCGATACGCAAGGCCAGTTTGCAGGAATCCGCAGTCAAGCGGCTGAGAGTTCGATCGACGCTGCCAACGTACAGGTTCGCCGGTTGATACAGCCGGCAGATGCACTTCGAATCCTGACCGCCGACGGCGAGGTCATGCTGGGGGCAGAGCCGCAACCGAGGTCCGGCCGTTCGTCGATCCTCGATGGCCTCACGGCGGCCATGATGCTCAAGCCGACGGCAGTTGGGCGGCGGCAGTTGATCATCGGCCTCACAGGCGGCACTGACGACCGCAGCTTCGTCCCCGAACGGAGCCGCTTGAATGTCGCGCTGCGTACCGACACCGTCGTGCACATCGTCGCCCTGGGCTCCGGCATGCTTTCTTACCTGTTGCCCAACGGTGAGAGGGGTGGGGTACGGTATGGCGTCGGTGTGGCCGCCGCACCGCTCAAGCCCATCGCAGAGGCAACGGGTGGCCGGTTGTATCAGGTCGATCCCGGCGCCAATGTGGAGAAGATGCTCGGACCCGCGCTCGAGGAATTCAGAACGCGTTACCTTCTTCGTTACGTGCCAACCGGCGTCGCCAGGGATGGCTGGCACGACATCGTCGTCACCGTGCCGTCAGGTTCGTTCGAGATCCGGCATCGCCGTGGGTACGAGGTCACAAAGCCACGCCCTGCCGTGTGACTAGAACTTCCAGACGAAGTTCACGATCGGAAACGCGAACGCCTCGCCGGTGCTGAGGGGCGTGAGCAGACCAATGTCGGCCGATAGTGATTCGCCGAGGAAGCGCACGCCGCCTGAGATCACGGCGTCGCCGCCAATGAAATAGTTTTCGGTGATGAACTTGATTCGGCGGCTCAGGCGTCGTTCGGCGCCGATCATCAGCATCGCGGTCCCGGTGTTGTCTTCCCCGTACACTTCGTACGCCCAACCCGCTCCCACTGTCACCGCATCGTTGCGCGAGCCGAATGTGCCCGCGGCGTAGGCGATACCGAAGTTGCCGTCGCCGACGTTCAGGAAGTGCAAGGCCCCGACAGCGACGCTGGCACCATCTCCTTCGTACAGCTGGAACTTTGGAGTGAACCAGAATGGGTGCTCCCCGCCACCAAAGAACAGCGGCGTGCCGCCGCCGATCGACAACCGGTCGGTGATGCCCACCTGGACGAAGGGCATGACGGCTTCGTAGATTCCGAAGTAGGATTCGCCCCTTTTCAGGGAGCGGCCCGTGGGCCCAAAAAACAGCCGGGTTGGATTCGGATCCTCCCTGAAGAACTCCTTCCCGACCAGCGCCCCCTTACCCGCGGTGATCGACGCGATGTTGGCCCTTGCCAATTCGATGATGGCCCCGCCTGGTGTCCGCAGGATCACCCGATCGGGCGTGTCGAGCTGCAGGTATCCGTAATACCGCGCTCCGTCCGTCGTCTTCACCTCGTAGATCTGAAGATCGGCTGCCGCAGGTGGGGATTGCTGGGCAAAAACCGGCGCCGCGCCGGCGATCCCAAAAACTAGAACAAGGACCGTTCCAACGAACGTGCTGTGCAGGAGCCGCATAGGGGGCCTCCAAGCCGGCCGCCCGATGGCCGATACGTCAAGCCTAACAGCGATTCCCTGGACCCGCCTCCGCGAGGCAAGCCCTGGACCCGCCTACGCCAAGGCTACGGCGAGGCAAGCTCTGGACCCTGGACTCTGGACCCTGGACTCTATTGCCCCCAGGGTGCCGGCGGAACCGGCACTGGCGTGGTCAGGTCGAACTCCACTCGAAACCGGCGACCGGGGCGCGTGAGTTCGTACGCAAACATCTTTCCAGGCTCGATCTCCATGGCCCAGACGTTGGTGTTTGATACGGCGCGATTCTCCCGGGTGAACAGGGCCTTCGAAAAGTCATCCACCGGGAACTCCTGGCGGGTCGCGGTGCCTGGCGAGGTCGAGTCGCCGCCATACATCGAGACCGTATCCGGCGTCCCGTCCTGATGGCGGTGGTCGTGTTTGAGCCGCAGGCGGTCAGTCACCAGCGTCAACACCCACGTGCGAGAACGGTCTTCGCCAACGTGAAACGGCACCAGCACCTGTTCTGCTGAGTTGCACGTCCGCACGTGCATGACCAGCGCCTTGCCTTCGAATGGGTCATCGGGCGCAGCGGGCTCATTCGCGACCACCCGTCCCGCATATGCCTGACCACACATGGCGGCCACGGACGTCAGGAAGCTGGCGGCCGGGGACGCTGCCGCTGGCGCGCCGCGGTCGGCGCAGGCAACAGACGCGACAAGTAATGAGCCAATGAGCCAACGGGGCAATGAGGCAATGCCTGAAAATGAGCTCGGAGGCGAATAGGTTCGACCCATCCTATTCGCCTCCGAGCTCATTTTCAGTGCTCACCGAATCCCCGAGACATCAAGCGTGTACATCCCACGCCCGTACGTCGAGATGACGAGCACGTGATCCACAGGGTGATACTGCAAGTCCGACACCTGCGTGGACGGCAAGTTGCCGCCGAGCACTTCCCACTTCGCGCCACCGTTGGTGGACACAAACACACCGAAGTCCGTGCCAACGAACAACACGTTCGCGTTGGTCGGATGTTCGCGGATGACGTTCACCGGGCCAGCGGGGATGTTGTTCACAATGCTCGTAAACGTCCGGCCGTGGTCTGTGGACTTGTAGATATACGCCGCGAAGTCGTCGTCTTCACGACCGCGCTGCACCACGTAAACCGTTCCCTCGGCATAGCGAGAGGGCACCAGTCCCGCGAACCACTTCCTCACCGGCAACTTGCTCGTGAGTTCGGTCCACTCCTTGCCGCTGTCAATCGTCGTATGCAGCCGTCCATCGTCGCTCCCCACGTATGAGGCCGGCCTTTCGTGGCGATTCGGCGAGGGCAACGATGGTCTGGTAGGGGATGGCGTTGGAATTCTTGATGAGCATCTCCGCGGCGTTGTTGTTCGTGAGGTCCGGGCTCATGATCTCCCACTTGTCGCCGCGACTTGTGGACTTGTAGACCGACTGGTAGCCCGCATAGATGATCGTGTTGTCGTGCGGCGAGATGATGATCGGCGCCATCCACTGCGCGCGCAGTTCCGCGTCTGGCGGATTCTCAGGCTGAATGTTCGTCACCCGTTGCGGACCCTGAGGCGCAGGCGGCTGAGCGGGTGTGGCTGCACCGGCGCCACGACCTCGCCCTCGTGCGGCGGCAGCCACGCCGAGGTCCGTGCGGCTGAAGTTGCCGTAAAAGCCGTGGGTGTAGACGATGTTCGGGTTGGTCGGGTCGATGGAGTGGTTCGAGCCTTCACCGCCGGGCGCGCCTTCCCACGCCACGGCCGGGATGGCGCCGCGGCCTTTGGATACGTCAACGAGCCCGCGACGACTGCCATGGTCCTGAATCGAGCCGTAGGCCCACGACGAGGGACGCGTGGTGTCGAGCGACACGTTGTAGAACTGCGCGCCTGCGGCCGACACGGCAAACACCCAGGTCTTGCCGCCGTCGACCGAGTGATACACGCCGCCGTCGTTGGAGTTGTAGAGCTTGAGCGGATCCTTCGGATCGATCCAGAGACCGTGGTGGTCTCCGTGCACACCGCCCGTAGAACTGCCATCAACGTTGCTGACGGAGGCGCCGGTGGCGTTGCTGAACGTCTTTCCGCCATCGATCGACCGGTTCATGCCCAGCCCCAGCGTGTAGATGGTGTTCTCGTTGACGGGATCCACCCGAATCTGGCCAAACACCCATCCGTACGTGCCTGAGTGCTGAATCATGAAGTTGTTGTTTTCACTGACCTTACGCCAGGTCGCGCCCTTGTCGTCGGTGCGGTAGATCTCGGCGGCTTTGATCCGGCCGTTCGTGATCGCGCGTCCATAGGCATCGCGCTCGTTGGCCTGCGGTCCGCGGCCTTCTTCGTAGTTGTCCACGAAGGCATAAAGGACATTGGGGTTCGATCGCGCGATGTCGATGCCGATGCGGCCGCGGAACTGCGGCGCCGGCAGACCCTGGCTCATGTCCTGCCACGTCCGGCCACCGTCAGTGGACTTGACCACGCCGCCCTCGTTGTAGCCGGGCTCCACGCGCGGGTCACTCCACTTGCGACGGATGCGCTGCCACATGGCCGCGTACAACACGTTCGGGTCAGTCGGATCCATCACCAGATCGATCGCGCCCGTGCGCGGGCTCTTGTAGTGCACCTTGGTCCAGTTGCGTCCGCCGTCGGTGGTCTTGAATACACCGCGCATCGCGTTGTCAGTCAACTCGTGGCCTGACGCCGCCACGCACACGATGTCCGGATTGGTGGGATGCACGATGATGCGCGAAATGGTCTGCGTGTCGGCCAGCCCCATGTGCGTGAACGTCTTGCCGGCATCTGTGGACTTGTAGATGCCCACGCCAGCCATGGAGGCTCGGAAGATGTTGGCTTCGCCTGTGCCGACCCAGACGATGTTCGGGTTTGAGGGGGCGACTTCGACATCGCCGATGCTCGTGGACGCCTCATGTTCAA from Acidobacteriota bacterium includes:
- a CDS encoding cysteine desulfurase, which encodes MDVVAVREQFPALHQLVHGKPLAYLDNAATTQKPQVVLDALRHYYERDNANVHRGVHTLSERATASYEAARRSVQRFLNARSEREIIFTRNATESINLVARAWGDWQLKPGDEVLITAMEHHSNIVPWQMACARTGAILKVAPIDDRGDVILEEFAKLLTPRTKMLAVVHLSNALGTINPVEDMIAAARRVGATVLIDGSQAAYHMAVDVQALDPDFYVFTGHKVYGPTGIGVLYGRESLLQACPPFLGGGDMISSVTFEKSEWNELPYKFEAGTPNIADAIGLGAAIEFVRGIGFDAIGAHESALLAYATARLSAVPGLTIIGTARRKASVVSFVMDDLHPHDIGTIVDREGVAIRTGHHCAQPVMDRFGIPATARASLAMYNTTDEIDALVVALDRVRQLLG
- the sufD gene encoding Fe-S cluster assembly protein SufD, whose product is MPQVAERHETYAADFEAFRESPAFGPEWLRTARSSAFARFIARGFPTTRDEEWKFTNVAAIAATSFRRVTGGPRVTTADLEPFLFKTRFAMQAVVVNGRLSSELSSLENLPAGVTVSGMAEAMTDQPPLEGPSLKSDHPFVLLNTAFCEGGVFIHIAPKAVVTEPIHVLFVSAPGADPGLVAPRLFVVAGEQSQSSIVENYAGVGAAPVLTTAVTEVLLGPGAMVDHVKVQRETAEAFHMASTFVHLHRASTFTSQAITFGGRIARNDITATLAGDGAECTLNGLYVADGETLVDTHTTIDHAMPHCPSHEVYKGILTGRAKAVFNGKIIVRPDAQKTDAKQTNKALLLSDEASINTKPQLEIFADDVKCTHGAAIGQLDADQLFYLRARGIGVQDARNMLIHAFASDVLNGIKHDAVRDRLEEVLVEKLHLPA
- a CDS encoding DUF59 domain-containing protein gives rise to the protein MFSFLTGKKDQAEDAAVSQTPFTAPDAWTSEALTSPKPETTHDALQVGPLDTEQTAEFQGKIVEAIKTVYDPEIPVDIYELGLIYDIIVDAEKRALINMTLTSPACPSAQQLPLEVGFKVKAIPGITDAKVEIVWEPAWTKERMSEAAKLTLGFF
- a CDS encoding SUF system NifU family Fe-S cluster assembly protein, giving the protein MQDLNDLYQEVILDHNRRPRNYGPLPDATQSAKGHQPLGGDKLTLSLKVEGDRITGIAFEGSGCAISKSSASLMTDAVKGHTIDEATELFDKFHQMVTTPIDQPVDEEAVGKLAVLAGVREFPARVKCASLAWHTLKAALTNAPVPAKTE